The Porites lutea chromosome 4, jaPorLute2.1, whole genome shotgun sequence genome contains a region encoding:
- the LOC140934145 gene encoding ATP-dependent DNA helicase Q1-like encodes MAETLSAISVLSRLGSAFNRCNFPSFCLKPLQVKCFECLLKGQDIIAVLPTGFGKSLLFQLLPDFLPVKADKNIVIVVCPLNSIIEDQLKVLQKRGITADVLQLNHDEREAIDSLFNYSELADESPERSLSNPSARLMNGDVQIVFAHPEALLSKEGRQLMNSKVFQRNVVACVVDEAHCVEIWGEDFRKDFKDLSALKAFFPTVPVMALTATAPPQMLKNLKHSLSLKTDCKVIAANPNRSNIYLEKKVRMSNHHGYEGFDQILVPIANDLALQRERYPMTIIYLKLKYCGYAYGLFERILADKQFVGETKDPSGRLFAQFHAPQTKRMKKSIISEIKEENSRIRVLFATSALGMGVNAPYVEHIIHISPPSNLESYMQEIGRAGRTGKPACATLFYNNSDIASNKVHVQEQMKDYCRSEESCLRTLILKYLGFSSVTQERCCCVCDGQCNMSVSSAPKVMKTKVREVPANNKPVLEGLISSEITYFEALNDLTGLMLFTYKSESNLAQKIMEGIEFIKTEPDLLDTFGIWDETCSSKIFSLITHYAPLIQVEASHS; translated from the exons ATGGCGGAGACATTGTCTGCGATAAGCGTGCTTAGTCGACTTGGATCTGCCTTTAATCGTTGTAACTTTCCGTCGTTCTGTTTAAAACCGCTTCAGGTTAAATGCTTTGAATGCTTACTGAAAGGCCAAGATATTATTGCTGTTCTACCGACCGGTTTCGGCAAATCTCTGCTGTTTCAGCTCCTACCGGACTTCTTGCCTGTCAAAGCAGACAAGAATATTGTGATAGTTGTTTGTCCTTTAAACTCTATTATAGAGGACCAACTTAAAGTGCTGCAGAAAAGAGGAATTACTGCTGATGTTCTCCAGCTAAACCACGACGAGCGGGAAGCGATTGACAGTTTGTTCAATTATTCAGAGCTAGCGGACGAAAGCCCTGAACGATCTTTAAGCAATCCAAGTGCGAGACTAATGAATGGAGATGTCCAGATTGTGTTCGCACATCCAGAGGCTCTTTTGAGTAAGGAAGGACGCCAACTGATGAACAGCAAGGTTTTTCAAAGGAATGTGGTTGCATGTGTGGTCGACGAAGCTCATTGCGTGGAAATATG GGGTGAAGATTTCAGGAAGGACTTTAAAGACCTGTCAGCTCTTAAAGCGTTTTTTCCAACTGTACCAGTCATGGCCCTTACAGCCACAGCACCACCGCAGATGTTGAAAAACCTTAAACACAGTTTGTCATTGAAGACTGACTGTAAGGTTATTGCAGCCAACCCAAATCGGAGTAACATCTATTTGGAAAAGAAAGTGAGGATGAGCAACCACCATGGCTATGAAGGTTTTGACCAGATCCTTGTACCAATTGCAAATGACCTGGCTTTGCAGAGGGAGAGGTATCCCATGACAATTATATACTTGAAACTTAAGTACTGTGGCTATGCCTATGGATTGTTTGAAAGGATCTTGGCTGATAAGCAGTTTGTGGGGGAAACAAAAGATCCATCTGGAAGGCTATTTGCCCAATTTCATGCTCCCCAAACAAAACGTATGAAGAAGAGTATAATTTCCgaaataaaagaagagaactcgCGAATACGTGTTTTGTTTGCCACATCAGCCCTTGGTATGGGTGTAAATGCTCCCTATGTGGAACACATTATACACATCTCCCCACCAAGCAACTTGGAATCGTACATGCAGGAGATTGGACGTGCAGGCAGAACAGGAAAACCTGCCTGTGCTACATTGTTTTATAACAATTCTGACATTGCTAGCAACAAGGTGCATGTGCAAGAACAAATGAAGGATTATTGTAGATCTGAAGAATCATGTCTTAGGACTTTAATTTTGAAGTACCTAGGATTTTCAAGTGTTACTCAGGAAAGATGTTGCTGTGTTTGTGATGGGCAATGTAATATGTCTGTTAGCAGTGCCCCCAAGGTAATGAAAACTAAAGTCAGAGAAGTGCCAGCTAATAACAAGCCAGTCCTTGAAGGGCTCATTTCCAGTGAGATAACGTACTTTGAGGCTCTGAACGATTTAACTGGTCTGATGCTCTTTACCTACAAAAGTGAAAGCAATCTTGCCCAAAAGATTATGGAAGGGATTGAATTTATCAAAACAGAACCAGACTTGCTTGATACTTTCGGCATATGGGACGAGACCTGTTCATCAAAGATCTTTTCTTTAATAACTCATTATGCCCCTCTCATTCAAGTTGAAGCAAGTCATTCATAA
- the LOC140934146 gene encoding uncharacterized protein: MEESTPKKVHPRKLICRLCCDAFESRHLTRVFGRASKKEGSKEDLASKIRNVCGIDITESDSLSTLICRKCDGFVSRASDFRQRCMQMQIQLEQQCSVKRCVELSPSCKPPSKRSTSELRRFAESSSKQLNFGEAPAQAIQPEPMREANQSFLPLASVLRDETPSLPDASKLIDGDTEEFIRVANTQPAVIADVIKQRCPSVIAALKLAIKESIKDEIAAACQTLCRRSDGSVLYSNRNSFETLKEFDFDRVWTEMKTNVPFFIEIMNAVSGKNLGMENTDLDVRVKFCFLYSVLMNERWHELSLLKRVNTILIIEGGCTKKLQERLNRLGVCLSHGRRDVLLKLLGGHFADKVVERVKSGSVFRGTGDNWDLKVLKGHMRKDIQNEDLHLFASNLIENRVNFAHLPNDHPKADIVCFPRHKFSLNVGEWKMYADSAKVLVGRIICEFLPKFKWIKSVLPAHIPHRYSKEMAKKSTIVSLPIIDANEAKYEDCVHILRSYEKWIAEIYVKAGLLDAVPEVDNPPVPDGPAAPGQPDAHREDTPGDPMREMKMAFAGDQLTRVRFAGAKDLLSGSHTPSDRFEHCSPFKPVMWHTKASLLQYSYSFLHKAESVNQVGTLKYFREKFNRRNSTPSKVLDSYEGSEELFISVGRAYIISAALAFFGMSTVEDLPSKNTFPANIRQETLENKKKAFDDIFGRFMDEFLFQKNASADVIEEDDFVTNYGLCFIFLTILLLQMKDTAAEADGERNLINQKLLLSVFKSMGTYSKYAIEMFISIAQIECMLTPRLAEEFKWGFFVNWRGGDGKNIEDDLAQEIQNRLSKSIVQRMGPNKTLQSISKVCKATNGITEVEEQFGRSVGLHKSSVQHTTRDSLKDELEMINDLMALNPFNKVPERCHDSFPDIKRCPLRYLNIVEFHQWLDKHKQELSNRT; this comes from the exons ATGGAGGAATCAACTCCTAAAAAGGTTCATCCTCGAAAATTGATTTGCCGGCTTTGCTGCGATGCATTTGAGAGCCGTCACTTGACTCGTGTTTTCGGTAGAGCGAGTAAAAAGGAAGGCAGTAAGGAAGATCTTGCCTCGAAGATTCGAAATGTGTGTGGAATCGACATAACCGAAAGTGATTCCCTCTCGACGCTTATATGCAGGAAGTGCGATGGATTTGTGTCCAGGGCGAGTGACTTCAGACAAAGGTGCATGCAAATGCAAATACAGCTGGAACAACAGTGTTCAGTGAAGCGTTGTGTCGAGCTGTCCCCATCGTGCAAGCCGCCTTCAAAGCGCTCAACCAGCGAGCTCCGTCGTTTCGCAGAAAGCTCTTCCAAGCAACTCAATTTCGGAGAGGCTCCAGCTCAAGCCATACAACCAGAACCCATGAGAGAGGCTAATCAATCGTTTCTGCCTCTAGCATCTGTTCTTCGGGATGAAACACCTTCGCTGCCCGACGCTTCCAAACTCATCGATGGTGACACTGAAGAATTCATTCGGGTAGCAAACACACAACCAGCTGTCATTGCCGATGTCATAAAGCAACGTTGCCCGAGTGTGATTGCAGCCCTAAAATTGGCCATCAAAGAGTCCATCAAAGATGAAATAGCCGCAGCTTGTCAAACGTTATGCAGACGCTCCGATGGCTCGGTTTTATATAGCAACAGGAACAGCTTCGAGACTTTGAAGGAATTTGATTTTGATCGCGTTTGGACAGAAATGAAAACTAATGTGCCCTTTTTCATAGAGATAATGAATGCCGTGTCTGGAAAGAACTTAGGAATGGAAAACACCGATCTTGATGTGCGTGTCAAGTTCTGCTTTCTGTACTCGGTTCTTATGAACGAAAGATGGCATGAACTGAGTCTCTTGAAACGCGTTAACACAATACTGATTATTGAGGGTGGATGTACCAAGAAG CTTCAAGAACGATTGAACAGACTTGGTGTTTGTCTATCCCATGGCAGACGAGatgttttgcttaaacttcTGGGTGGGCACTTTGCAGACAAAGTAGTTGAACGTGTAAAGTCTGGAAGCGTCTTCAGAGGAACAGGTGACAACTGGGACCTGAAGGTATTAAAGGGGCACATGAGAAAGGACATTCAGAATGAAGATCTTCACCTGTTTGCCTCCAACCTTATCGAGAATAGAGTGAACTTTGCACATCTGCCAAATGACCATCCAAAAGCTGACATTGTCTGTTTTCCACGGCACAAATTTTCCTTAAATGTTGGCGAATGGAAAATGTATGCAGATTCTGCGAAAGTACTTGTTGGGAGAATCATATGTGAATTCCTGCCCAAATTCAAGTGGATCAAGTCAGTGCTACCTGCCCACATTCCTCACAGGTACTCTAAAGAAATGGCAAAGAAGTCAACCATTGTGAGCTTGCCTATAATTGATGCAAATGAGGCTAAATACGAGGACTGTGTCCACATTCTGAGAAGCTATGAAAAGTGGATTGCAGAGATTTATGTCAAAGCAGGTTTACTTGATGCAGTTCCCGAAGTTGACAACCCTCCAGTACCGGATGGGCCAGCAGCACCAGGGCAGCCTGACGCACATAGAGAAGACACCCCTGGTGATCCCATGCGTGAAATGAAAATGGCATTCGCAGGGGATCAGTTGACTAGAGTAAGGTTCGCTGGTGCAAAAGATTTGTTATCAGGGTCACATACTCCATCAGACCGTTTTGAGCACTGCTCACCTTTTAAACCAGTCATGTGGCACACAAAGGCATCACTGCTTCAGTATTCATATTCATTTCTTCACAAGGCAGAATCTGTAAACCAAGTGGGAACCCTCAAGTATTTCAGAGAAAAATTTAATCGTCGTAATTCAACCCCATCAAAGGTGCTAGACTCTTATGAAGGGAGTGAAGAGTTGTTTATCAGTGTTGGGCGTGCTTATATTATTTCTGCTGCTCTTGCCTTCTTTGGAATGTCAACTGTTGAAGATCTGCCCTCTAAAAATACATTCCCTGCAAACATTCGCCAAGAAactttggaaaacaaaaaaaaggcatttgatGATATTTTTGGAAGATTCATGGATGAgtttcttttccaaaaaaatgctAGTGCAGATGTGATTGAGGAGGATGATTTTGTGACAAATTATGGATTGTGTTTCATCTTCCTCACCATTCTTCTTCTGCAGATGAAAGACACTGCAGCTGAGGCAGATGGAgaaagaaatttgattaatcAGAAGTTGTTACTGTCTGTTTTTAAGTCAATGGGGACTTACAGCAAATACGCCATTGAAATGTTTATCAGTATTGCTCAGATTGAGTGCATGTTAACCCCACGTCTTGCCGAAGAATTTAAATGGGGCTTTTTTGTCAACTGGAGAGGTGGTGATGGCAAGAACATTGAAGATGATCTTGCccaggaaattcaaaacaggcTGAGCAAGAGCATTGTGCAGAGAATGGGGCCAAATAAAACCCTGCAGTCAATCAGCAAAGTGTGTAAAGCCACAAATGGCATCACAGAAGTTGAGGAGCAGTTTGGCAGATCAGTCGGCTTGCACAAGTCTTCAGTGCAGCACACCACAAGAGACTCGCtgaaagatgaactcgaaatgaTCAATGATCTTATGGCATTGAATCCATTTAATAAAGTACCAGAACGATGCCATGACAGCTTTCCTGACATCAAAAGATGCCCATTGAGATACTTAAACATTGTAGAGTTTCATCAGTGGTTGGACAAACACAAACAGGAACTGTCCAATAGAACATAG